One window of the Marinilactibacillus sp. Marseille-P9653 genome contains the following:
- a CDS encoding Holliday junction resolvase RecU: MQRTKSHSALLAKRNGENFERLIEMTCAYYSKMGVAYIQKTPEPMKVIAVLDKVKGHFRAHYEKKAQPDFTGTLKSGKSVVFEAKHTEGTNIPFKRIIEEQERDLRLHDHLGAVAFVLISFKMKHFYAVPYKDWIHMKETSGKKSVNQDDLAKYQVSTDRGYLSILEGLE; encoded by the coding sequence ATGCAGAGAACTAAAAGCCATAGCGCATTACTGGCCAAACGTAACGGAGAGAACTTTGAAAGATTAATTGAAATGACCTGCGCCTATTACTCAAAAATGGGCGTAGCATATATTCAAAAGACACCAGAGCCTATGAAGGTAATCGCTGTACTTGATAAAGTCAAAGGTCACTTTAGAGCGCATTACGAAAAGAAAGCTCAACCAGATTTTACTGGTACGCTTAAAAGTGGTAAATCAGTCGTATTTGAAGCGAAACACACAGAAGGTACAAACATACCGTTTAAACGCATTATCGAGGAGCAAGAGCGAGATTTAAGACTACACGACCACTTAGGAGCTGTAGCATTCGTTCTAATCAGTTTCAAGATGAAGCATTTCTATGCAGTGCCTTATAAGGACTGGATACACATGAAAGAGACTAGCGGTAAGAAATCAGTTAATCAAGATGATTTAGCTAAGTACCAGGTGTCGACCGATAGAGGTTATTTGAGTATTTTGGAGGGATTGGAATGA
- a CDS encoding DUF1642 domain-containing protein translates to MNKQEVINDLKGEMMVGTMLEHIFDNNKAADFRRVFNGALELAIEIVDQLDEPEITEEQALNKLAETLPISSEQLSSNIRKLVVHGGTVSYGLRVEDAAEMIADNIRLSELEQQIKGVSGMDLEQVKDEFVSGKLVVGEKVVVPQFVADWIEEHKEDFSLLWVAQEISEGLVNLDVDNWADNNFDSFAKAWLNGYEVEKETRYLMPVPYQKSDQVYYCGIGDNIQTKWSADKHQHHKYTQEELDNHFPDIKHMAIEVKDHE, encoded by the coding sequence ATGAATAAGCAAGAAGTGATCAATGATTTAAAAGGAGAAATGATGGTAGGCACAATGCTGGAACATATTTTCGACAATAATAAAGCTGCTGATTTTAGAAGAGTTTTCAACGGCGCTTTAGAACTAGCTATCGAAATAGTTGATCAATTAGACGAACCGGAAATAACAGAAGAACAAGCACTGAATAAATTAGCTGAAACGTTGCCTATAAGTTCTGAACAATTATCTTCAAACATTCGAAAGTTAGTTGTGCATGGTGGTACTGTAAGTTATGGGTTAAGAGTTGAAGATGCTGCGGAAATGATAGCTGATAACATTCGCCTTTCAGAATTGGAACAACAAATCAAAGGAGTAAGCGGAATGGATTTAGAGCAGGTGAAGGATGAGTTTGTTAGCGGGAAGTTGGTGGTTGGGGAGAAAGTGGTTGTCCCTCAGTTTGTGGCTGATTGGATAGAAGAACACAAAGAAGATTTCAGCTTATTATGGGTGGCTCAAGAAATCTCAGAAGGCCTTGTGAATTTAGATGTAGATAATTGGGCTGATAATAATTTTGATTCATTTGCTAAAGCTTGGCTAAACGGCTACGAAGTCGAGAAAGAAACACGCTATCTTATGCCTGTTCCGTATCAGAAATCGGATCAAGTCTACTATTGCGGAATTGGGGATAACATCCAAACGAAATGGTCGGCAGATAAACATCAGCACCACAAATATACGCAAGAAGAACTAGATAATCACTTCCCTGATATTAAGCATATGGCGATTGAGGTGAAAGACCATGAATGA
- a CDS encoding DUF6877 family protein, whose translation MTYAERISKALDKLPNEISLKVATDIDKRISDWLSGDGHKADDPYILQQVRFAENAVKVYEKKEGLK comes from the coding sequence ATGACTTACGCTGAACGAATAAGCAAAGCGCTAGATAAATTGCCTAACGAAATATCATTGAAAGTAGCTACAGATATCGACAAGCGAATATCTGATTGGCTTTCAGGAGATGGCCACAAAGCGGATGATCCGTATATTCTTCAGCAAGTGAGATTTGCTGAAAATGCAGTTAAAGTATATGAAAAGAAAGAAGGGTTAAAATGA
- a CDS encoding XtrA/YqaO family protein: MEIERLDIATDQITGKPLDNCVVLVSDGKVKLVQLTDFMELKIKSNDGKITLVENVEKHLF, translated from the coding sequence ATGGAAATAGAAAGACTTGATATAGCTACGGATCAGATAACTGGCAAGCCGTTAGATAATTGTGTGGTGCTAGTATCTGATGGGAAAGTGAAATTAGTACAGTTGACGGACTTTATGGAATTGAAGATCAAAAGCAATGATGGTAAAATTACTTTAGTAGAAAATGTTGAAAAACATTTATTTTAA
- a CDS encoding ArpU family phage packaging/lysis transcriptional regulator yields the protein MLELFMGINKEITKDNADELMKLYRRLLRMADKEFTPKMTATYSFEPKSYTGTNPDTIGDAVTRKIVAQQELNKIVEAINKLNSYNRQLLYLKYMNKVELSDVKIYTELAMSESTFYRELEKAQLELAEAYEGGELLSYYL from the coding sequence ATGCTGGAGTTATTTATGGGGATCAACAAAGAGATAACCAAAGACAACGCGGATGAGTTGATGAAGCTTTATAGACGATTACTTAGAATGGCTGATAAAGAGTTCACTCCTAAAATGACAGCTACTTACTCATTTGAGCCCAAATCATATACAGGTACGAATCCTGACACGATTGGGGATGCCGTTACTCGTAAAATAGTCGCTCAGCAAGAGCTGAATAAAATAGTAGAAGCCATAAATAAATTGAATAGCTATAATAGACAGCTTTTATACTTAAAGTACATGAATAAGGTAGAGTTATCAGACGTAAAGATTTATACAGAGCTAGCCATGAGTGAAAGTACGTTTTACCGTGAGTTAGAGAAGGCGCAGTTGGAACTGGCAGAAGCATACGAAGGTGGCGAATTGCTGAGTTATTATCTTTGA
- the terS gene encoding phage terminase small subunit encodes MPRKRNPKRDQAYRLWIESNKEKKLKDIANEIDASPSTVRKWKSEDNWDEETKRNAPIEKERYDSMRGNKNAKGNSGGKAPPGNKNAVTHGLFAKWLPQETQEIMETLQDRTEADMLWDSIMFQYTAILRSQKIMFVVDQDDTTKEQTQYGFGEAGSDKYEYQYAWDKQATFLSAQSRALSTLSNLIKRFVSMTDEADERRQKLELMKHQIDKTKAEADRIKEDHGDDIEEIVIVDEWTDSDA; translated from the coding sequence GTGCCTAGAAAGAGAAATCCGAAACGTGATCAAGCGTATCGACTATGGATAGAATCCAATAAAGAAAAGAAACTTAAGGATATTGCCAACGAAATAGACGCATCTCCATCAACTGTTAGAAAGTGGAAATCAGAAGATAATTGGGATGAAGAAACGAAAAGGAACGCTCCGATTGAAAAGGAGCGTTACGATTCAATGCGCGGTAATAAGAACGCTAAAGGTAATTCTGGAGGTAAAGCTCCACCTGGCAATAAGAACGCAGTCACTCATGGTCTCTTCGCTAAGTGGTTACCACAAGAAACGCAGGAAATTATGGAGACGTTACAAGATAGAACAGAAGCCGATATGCTTTGGGACTCAATCATGTTCCAGTATACGGCTATTTTGCGTTCTCAGAAGATTATGTTTGTTGTTGACCAGGATGACACGACTAAAGAACAAACACAATACGGATTCGGTGAAGCTGGTTCAGATAAGTACGAATATCAATATGCTTGGGATAAACAAGCTACCTTCTTATCCGCTCAATCTAGAGCGCTTAGTACACTTTCGAATCTTATTAAGCGGTTTGTGTCTATGACTGATGAAGCAGACGAGAGAAGACAGAAACTAGAGCTGATGAAGCATCAAATCGACAAGACGAAAGCAGAAGCTGATCGAATTAAAGAAGATCATGGTGATGACATAGAGGAGATTGTTATCGTGGATGAATGGACTGATTCGGATGCTTAA
- a CDS encoding PBSX family phage terminase large subunit: protein MNGLIRMLKQKRKIVFKVQENINPHFKEVWQSKKPYNILKGGRNSFKSSVIALKLVFMMIAYILKGQKANVVIVRKVGNTIRDSVFNKIQWALKLFGMMNKFSTTVSPFKITHKRTGSTFYFYGQDDFQKLKSNDIEDIIAVWYEEAAEFKSKEEFDQSNITFMRQKHVLAPYVQFFWSYNPPRNPYHWINEWADQMLNKPNYLVHVSTYLDDELGFVTDQMLEDIELIKTNDYDYYRYIYLGEAVGLGTNVYNMSLFNMIKELPSDDPVVDVAYSLDVGHQTSATIAGCFGITAKGNVILLDTWYYSPEGRVKKKAPSELSKDVHDFVKSKGYSVYKRTIDSAEGGFRNQYRLDYGIMWHGVGKKEKHIMIDYTHDLLAQGRFFVLDVPGNKIFIEQCKKYEWDASTMHSDSPKVIKEDDHAPDMFQYFVTDNLRRLRLKQ, encoded by the coding sequence ATGAATGGACTGATTCGGATGCTTAAACAAAAACGCAAGATCGTGTTCAAAGTCCAAGAAAATATCAATCCCCACTTTAAAGAGGTCTGGCAGTCTAAAAAACCTTACAATATTTTAAAAGGTGGCCGGAACTCCTTTAAGTCTTCAGTTATTGCTTTGAAACTCGTATTTATGATGATAGCTTATATTCTAAAGGGTCAGAAAGCAAATGTCGTGATTGTTCGTAAGGTTGGTAACACGATTCGTGATTCGGTTTTTAACAAGATTCAATGGGCTTTAAAGCTATTTGGTATGATGAATAAATTTAGCACAACAGTGTCACCTTTTAAAATCACTCATAAGCGAACCGGATCTACCTTCTATTTCTACGGTCAGGATGATTTCCAAAAGCTTAAATCGAATGATATTGAAGATATTATAGCTGTTTGGTATGAAGAGGCTGCAGAATTTAAGAGTAAAGAAGAGTTTGATCAATCGAATATCACGTTTATGCGGCAAAAACATGTTTTAGCACCATATGTTCAATTCTTTTGGTCCTATAACCCACCTAGAAATCCGTACCATTGGATAAATGAGTGGGCTGACCAGATGCTGAACAAGCCAAATTACTTAGTCCATGTATCTACCTATTTGGATGATGAATTAGGCTTCGTTACTGATCAAATGCTTGAAGATATCGAGCTTATTAAAACTAACGATTATGATTATTACCGCTATATTTATTTAGGTGAAGCTGTTGGTCTTGGTACTAATGTCTATAACATGTCGCTGTTTAACATGATAAAAGAGCTGCCTAGTGATGATCCAGTCGTCGACGTAGCTTACAGTTTAGACGTTGGGCATCAAACAAGTGCAACAATCGCTGGTTGCTTTGGAATTACAGCAAAAGGAAACGTCATTCTTTTAGACACTTGGTACTACAGTCCTGAAGGAAGAGTGAAGAAGAAAGCACCAAGTGAATTATCTAAAGACGTTCACGACTTCGTTAAAAGTAAAGGCTACAGTGTTTATAAGAGAACGATTGATAGTGCTGAGGGTGGTTTTAGAAATCAGTATCGCTTAGATTACGGCATCATGTGGCATGGGGTAGGTAAGAAAGAAAAACACATTATGATTGATTACACTCACGACCTTTTAGCTCAGGGTCGTTTTTTTGTACTCGACGTACCAGGTAACAAGATTTTCATTGAACAATGTAAGAAATATGAATGGGATGCATCCACCATGCATAGTGATAGTCCTAAAGTTATCAAAGAAGATGACCATGCACCGGATATGTTCCAGTATTTTGTTACGGATAACTTGAGACGATTGAGACTGAAACAATAA
- a CDS encoding phage portal protein yields MKKLGLVKDLKRIEDHKQINVDENEYGTIEFNKRLYQGYVREWHDLRYLNTNQKIVERRQKTLNMPKVLAKKMARLVMNEGVNISLAKDSDKKQQWERVQDVFTSNKFIRELQRYLEYMFAMGGVALEIYLDGDQPKIAYATADAFFPISSDTEQVDEAVIANQFRKGEYVYTLLKWHEWGEYGKFNYRIKNELYRSKEFGTIGEKTNLKEAFDDMEKVTFFNRETPLFIYMKPNEANNKSITSPLGLSMFDVAYDTMQMLDVMYDFWYTEFRLGKRRVAVPEHLVKTAHDENGRPYIYFDDSEELFLAMNSQEMDEMQVKDLTIDLRVEDVTKSIQSMLDILSMQVGLSPGTFTFTQQGMKTATQVVSENSETYQTRSSHLSIVEDALRDLIVAVYEVVTMTDEEEGERLDRMDISIDFNDGVFTDSQSLYAYWSQGFKDGLVPKKETIKRIYKLSDDEAEEWMQEISAAGRQEVVNRRQAIAQAELEIET; encoded by the coding sequence ATGAAGAAGTTGGGACTAGTCAAAGATTTAAAAAGAATCGAAGATCACAAGCAGATTAATGTAGACGAAAACGAATATGGCACAATAGAGTTCAACAAACGACTTTATCAAGGATATGTTAGAGAATGGCACGATCTCAGATATCTCAATACGAATCAGAAAATTGTTGAGAGACGGCAAAAGACATTAAATATGCCTAAAGTGCTCGCTAAAAAGATGGCCAGACTCGTAATGAACGAAGGAGTTAACATCTCGCTTGCTAAGGACTCCGATAAGAAACAACAGTGGGAAAGAGTCCAAGATGTATTCACTTCTAACAAATTCATTCGTGAGTTGCAGCGCTACCTAGAGTACATGTTTGCGATGGGTGGAGTTGCGCTAGAAATTTACTTGGATGGCGATCAACCGAAGATTGCTTATGCAACTGCAGATGCATTCTTCCCAATCAGTAGCGACACAGAACAAGTAGATGAAGCTGTCATCGCGAATCAGTTTAGAAAGGGAGAATATGTCTATACTCTCTTAAAGTGGCATGAGTGGGGTGAATATGGCAAATTCAACTACCGAATTAAAAATGAGCTGTATAGATCTAAAGAGTTTGGTACTATTGGAGAGAAGACGAATTTAAAAGAAGCGTTCGATGACATGGAGAAAGTTACATTCTTCAATCGTGAAACGCCACTATTTATTTATATGAAGCCTAACGAAGCAAATAACAAGAGTATCACTAGTCCATTAGGGCTTTCAATGTTTGACGTGGCTTATGATACTATGCAGATGCTTGATGTGATGTATGACTTTTGGTATACAGAATTTAGGCTAGGTAAAAGACGAGTAGCTGTTCCGGAGCATCTTGTAAAAACAGCTCATGATGAGAATGGCCGGCCGTATATTTACTTTGATGATTCAGAAGAGTTATTTTTAGCTATGAACTCACAAGAAATGGACGAAATGCAAGTAAAAGATCTAACCATCGATTTGAGAGTAGAAGACGTTACAAAGTCTATTCAGTCGATGCTAGATATCTTGAGCATGCAAGTAGGGCTCTCTCCTGGTACATTTACTTTTACTCAACAAGGAATGAAAACTGCTACTCAAGTAGTTAGTGAGAACAGCGAGACCTATCAAACAAGATCCAGTCATCTATCTATCGTTGAAGATGCACTAAGAGATCTTATTGTTGCTGTTTACGAAGTGGTTACTATGACTGATGAAGAAGAGGGTGAACGACTTGATCGCATGGATATCTCTATCGACTTTAATGATGGTGTCTTTACGGATAGTCAATCACTTTATGCCTATTGGTCGCAAGGTTTCAAAGATGGCCTAGTACCTAAGAAAGAGACCATTAAACGTATTTATAAGTTATCTGATGACGAAGCAGAAGAATGGATGCAAGAGATCTCTGCCGCAGGAAGACAAGAAGTTGTGAATCGTCGTCAAGCAATAGCGCAGGCTGAATTGGAGATTGAGACATGA
- a CDS encoding phage minor capsid protein, which yields MIAERYFNIEWTIIQLIVNYLEPIKGETVVTWKADRLNQVDQLTENVIDLLAINKNAIQRSVKTQAERAYELVRLHLLEEFGIEVEYDPSIAQEAVEYLNRDITRALPSTSEELYLQVIEQVAGEPKKDEQELFEVFGSITLASLEKGLTSGFIQSDGVVWSLKRVAAQIEKKIYINTYNRFFEKLRFNGVELVKVHKFVKPRPACAHLQASGTICIVPRTDASPENLVYPNIWDEEHRYEQPGGHRGSDGNCRHVWHGLNASKDKTNRLYNPIDEIYLALEGYRIKFINNLNTLLGH from the coding sequence ATGATAGCAGAACGGTACTTTAATATTGAATGGACGATTATTCAGTTGATTGTTAATTATCTAGAACCTATTAAAGGTGAAACCGTCGTGACTTGGAAAGCGGATAGGCTGAACCAGGTAGATCAATTAACAGAGAACGTCATTGATTTGCTAGCGATAAATAAGAATGCAATACAAAGAAGTGTTAAGACACAAGCTGAAAGGGCGTATGAGCTTGTCAGACTGCATCTGCTTGAGGAATTCGGTATTGAGGTTGAGTACGATCCATCAATAGCTCAAGAAGCAGTTGAATATTTGAATCGAGACATAACTCGTGCTCTACCATCAACTAGCGAAGAATTGTATTTACAAGTTATTGAGCAAGTCGCTGGAGAGCCAAAAAAAGACGAACAAGAACTCTTTGAAGTGTTTGGGTCAATCACCTTGGCGAGTCTTGAAAAAGGACTGACGAGTGGGTTTATTCAATCTGACGGCGTTGTTTGGTCTTTGAAGCGAGTTGCGGCACAGATTGAGAAGAAAATTTACATCAATACGTATAATCGTTTCTTCGAGAAGTTGCGATTTAACGGTGTCGAGTTGGTTAAGGTTCATAAGTTTGTAAAACCTCGTCCAGCTTGTGCTCATCTACAAGCCAGCGGAACGATTTGTATTGTACCTCGCACGGACGCTAGTCCTGAAAATCTAGTTTATCCAAATATTTGGGATGAAGAACATAGGTATGAACAACCTGGTGGCCACCGAGGATCTGACGGCAATTGTCGTCATGTATGGCATGGGTTAAATGCTTCAAAGGACAAAACAAACAGACTTTATAATCCGATTGACGAGATATATCTTGCTTTAGAAGGTTATAGAATTAAGTTTATTAATAATTTGAATACTTTATTAGGTCATTAG
- a CDS encoding phage scaffolding protein: protein MERSYLENLGLESDVISQIMKEHGKTVNPLKESLEDAGKEKKQLDDRIAQHEQQLEELKKKPTDSEGLNDKIEQLQKENKELKESKEAELAEERRVNKIALSVKGLNTADEDFVSDKLRNLQLDEEGNLIDFDKHVDVLKEKHPFLFEGVKEEPKKPGKWSQGNSTVESGAMTKEDIMKEPDAGKRQQLISENAHLFRQ from the coding sequence ATGGAAAGAAGTTATTTAGAGAATTTAGGTTTGGAATCAGATGTGATCAGTCAAATCATGAAAGAACATGGGAAGACAGTGAATCCGCTGAAAGAAAGCCTAGAAGATGCAGGTAAAGAGAAAAAGCAACTGGATGATCGTATCGCTCAGCATGAGCAACAGTTGGAGGAATTGAAAAAGAAACCAACTGACAGTGAGGGCTTGAATGATAAAATCGAACAGCTGCAGAAAGAAAACAAAGAACTCAAAGAAAGTAAAGAAGCTGAATTAGCTGAAGAACGACGAGTAAATAAAATCGCTCTATCAGTGAAAGGCTTAAATACTGCCGATGAAGACTTCGTTTCTGACAAATTGCGTAACTTACAACTGGATGAAGAGGGTAACTTGATTGATTTTGATAAACATGTGGATGTATTGAAAGAAAAACATCCCTTTTTGTTTGAGGGAGTCAAAGAAGAACCTAAAAAGCCTGGTAAGTGGTCGCAAGGTAACTCTACTGTAGAAAGTGGAGCAATGACGAAAGAAGACATTATGAAAGAGCCGGATGCGGGTAAACGACAACAACTAATCAGTGAGAATGCTCACTTGTTTAGACAATAG
- a CDS encoding phage capsid protein, protein MNKNKLMKMQLQFFAERSENYPEPNTQKQANFNNLDAKSIDYSYRFGENFKKFIEALGITRHIEVQEGFTLKLYKAPVVELADGKVGEGELIPLSKVIPQVADTKEITLDKYRKVTTVEAIQRFGRDEAINKTDGAMIREIQKGIRDYLFDTIKTHGTDQVNLNAGTLQGALASAWGALEVLFEDDVITTVAFVNPMDVAKEIANKEITLETQFGLRYYTDVTGTVVMLNNTIPQGTVYATASENLQVAHISADSDAFKEFNMYTDEFGYIGIAHGPTLEILSVQTVALSGILIFPERLDGMVKIDIAGPEDENATAGTNSVQTMNVQNMNVIQENAEGNQDDGEQQTDGPTA, encoded by the coding sequence ATGAATAAAAATAAATTAATGAAAATGCAACTGCAGTTCTTTGCTGAGAGATCAGAAAACTATCCTGAGCCAAATACTCAAAAGCAAGCTAACTTTAATAACTTAGATGCAAAATCTATTGATTATAGCTATCGATTTGGAGAAAACTTCAAAAAGTTCATTGAAGCGTTAGGGATTACTCGTCACATCGAAGTACAAGAAGGCTTTACATTGAAATTGTATAAAGCTCCAGTGGTTGAGCTTGCTGACGGTAAAGTTGGTGAAGGGGAATTGATCCCTCTTTCTAAAGTAATCCCTCAAGTAGCGGATACAAAAGAAATCACTCTGGATAAATATCGTAAAGTGACAACAGTTGAAGCTATTCAGCGTTTCGGCCGTGATGAAGCAATCAACAAAACAGATGGTGCTATGATTCGAGAAATACAAAAAGGGATTCGTGATTATCTGTTTGACACGATCAAAACACATGGTACTGATCAAGTGAATTTGAACGCTGGTACGTTACAAGGGGCTTTAGCTTCTGCATGGGGAGCTTTGGAAGTGCTGTTTGAAGATGATGTGATTACTACTGTAGCTTTCGTTAACCCAATGGATGTTGCAAAAGAGATTGCTAATAAAGAAATTACTTTAGAAACTCAATTTGGCTTACGTTACTATACTGATGTTACAGGGACAGTTGTTATGCTTAACAATACAATTCCACAAGGAACGGTATATGCTACTGCATCTGAAAATTTACAAGTTGCTCATATTTCAGCGGATTCAGATGCGTTTAAAGAATTCAATATGTATACAGATGAATTTGGTTATATTGGAATCGCTCACGGACCAACGTTAGAAATCTTGTCTGTACAAACGGTTGCTTTATCAGGAATACTAATCTTCCCTGAACGTTTAGATGGTATGGTCAAGATTGATATTGCTGGACCTGAAGATGAAAATGCAACAGCTGGTACAAACTCAGTACAAACAATGAACGTTCAAAACATGAATGTGATTCAAGAAAATGCTGAAGGTAATCAAGATGATGGAGAACAACAAACCGATGGACCAACTGCATAA
- a CDS encoding putative minor capsid protein, with translation MVPKNMLNDSFFYKRFKGKNRSHVNEYDEPVHVKFVKIERKKRYYRDSQESAVKSNARIFCYQQHTEPFLEFEEQSQVIIDGQEYVLADANKHKDPFSSQSSIFELGVL, from the coding sequence ATGGTTCCTAAAAATATGCTTAATGACTCATTTTTCTATAAGAGATTCAAAGGTAAAAACAGAAGTCATGTGAATGAATATGACGAACCAGTGCACGTTAAGTTCGTGAAGATTGAAAGGAAGAAGAGGTATTACAGAGATAGCCAAGAGTCAGCTGTTAAATCGAATGCTCGTATCTTTTGCTATCAACAACATACCGAACCTTTCTTAGAATTTGAAGAACAGTCTCAAGTGATAATTGATGGTCAAGAATATGTGCTGGCTGATGCAAATAAACATAAAGATCCTTTCTCTTCTCAATCGTCAATCTTCGAATTGGGTGTGCTCTAA
- a CDS encoding minor capsid protein, which produces MLITQDLAAIEKMFADKNLKNANRRATGKFLQRSQPYVPLRGGGLRSAGKVTDHETIQWSGLPYGKAQFYGTNGIVTFKNYTTPGTGKRWDLVTAGNHMQEIEQEYVRGLGL; this is translated from the coding sequence ATGCTTATCACTCAGGATCTTGCAGCAATTGAAAAGATGTTTGCGGATAAGAACCTCAAAAATGCGAATCGTAGAGCTACAGGGAAGTTTTTGCAAAGATCGCAACCGTATGTGCCTTTAAGGGGTGGTGGTTTGAGGTCAGCTGGTAAAGTTACAGACCATGAAACGATTCAATGGAGCGGACTACCTTACGGAAAAGCTCAATTTTATGGAACAAACGGTATTGTTACATTTAAAAACTATACGACACCAGGAACCGGGAAACGTTGGGACTTGGTAACTGCAGGGAATCACATGCAAGAAATAGAACAAGAATATGTTAGGGGGTTAGGGCTATAG
- a CDS encoding capsid protein produces MFFDTNSEDESLSLSRLPGGNIIQEYYDGTVDKRLNFEIQAKVKPESRQKTVDALTLLTDDLIELKDLKSEDGSFDFNKISVGNELYFSEGSTDGYIYFRLDFQPTLTIYK; encoded by the coding sequence TTGTTTTTTGATACAAACAGTGAAGATGAATCACTATCACTGTCTCGATTACCTGGAGGAAACATCATTCAAGAATATTACGATGGCACAGTCGATAAAAGACTGAACTTTGAGATTCAAGCCAAAGTAAAACCCGAAAGTAGACAAAAAACCGTTGATGCTCTTACCCTTTTAACTGATGATTTAATCGAGTTGAAGGACTTGAAGAGTGAAGACGGTTCTTTTGATTTCAATAAAATCTCTGTTGGAAATGAATTGTACTTCAGCGAGGGATCGACTGATGGCTACATCTACTTCCGATTAGATTTTCAACCAACACTCACAATTTATAAATAG
- a CDS encoding phage tail tube protein has protein sequence MARNKNALRQHLIADVDLENMKEVPTDGDFLALEKWITDIEDGSDETVDAYADYAGDGTEKDEVTMFKEAYDVTGTYDPKDPAQALVASKKRLLGDGRKVWHRIISADGTASVTGLATLSGIVAGSGNAAEFEAFGCRIAFDEIAKEDTP, from the coding sequence ATGGCTAGAAATAAAAATGCCCTCCGTCAGCATCTTATTGCTGATGTTGATTTAGAAAATATGAAAGAAGTACCGACTGATGGCGACTTCTTAGCACTTGAAAAATGGATCACGGATATCGAAGACGGATCCGATGAAACAGTAGATGCTTATGCTGATTACGCTGGTGACGGAACTGAGAAAGATGAAGTTACCATGTTCAAAGAAGCATATGACGTTACAGGAACTTACGACCCTAAAGATCCAGCGCAAGCTTTAGTTGCTAGCAAGAAACGATTATTAGGTGATGGCCGTAAGGTTTGGCACCGTATCATTTCCGCAGATGGAACTGCAAGCGTGACAGGGTTAGCTACTTTATCTGGAATCGTTGCAGGTTCCGGTAACGCTGCAGAATTTGAAGCGTTCGGATGCCGTATCGCTTTTGATGAAATCGCAAAAGAAGATACGCCCTGA
- a CDS encoding Gp15 family bacteriophage protein, which yields MLLHFKQQDQVIIDGIIFEVNASFDVILRIIDLLEENGYSPVAKVNTILKALIGNDLSDKPFSERQEYMERILDIYVQMKEQTVYDRAGNPMPIPPKEYESGAEYSYKEDADYIYAAFMQTYHIDLIEEQGKLHWFKFKALLSGLPKDTMFSQIMQIRGWDPSDEKVKHNTRMKKLQDQYKLKGKGE from the coding sequence ATGCTTTTACATTTCAAGCAACAAGATCAAGTAATTATCGACGGAATAATCTTTGAAGTAAATGCATCATTCGATGTTATTTTAAGAATCATCGACCTTCTAGAAGAAAACGGATATTCACCGGTGGCCAAGGTCAATACGATTTTAAAAGCTCTTATTGGCAATGATTTATCGGATAAACCTTTTAGCGAAAGACAAGAATATATGGAACGTATTCTTGATATCTACGTCCAAATGAAAGAACAAACCGTATATGACCGTGCTGGCAATCCTATGCCGATTCCACCAAAAGAATATGAGTCAGGTGCTGAATATTCTTACAAAGAAGATGCGGATTACATTTATGCCGCTTTTATGCAGACTTACCACATTGATCTGATAGAAGAACAAGGGAAACTTCACTGGTTCAAATTTAAGGCATTACTGAGTGGATTGCCTAAAGATACTATGTTTAGTCAAATTATGCAGATACGTGGTTGGGATCCATCAGACGAAAAGGTTAAACACAACACTCGAATGAAGAAGTTGCAGGACCAGTACAAATTAAAAGGAAAGGGGGAATAA